In Bacillus sp. DX3.1, the following proteins share a genomic window:
- the tuf gene encoding elongation factor Tu, producing the protein MAKAKFERSKPHVNIGTIGHVDHGKTTLTAAITTVLAKAGGAEARGYDQIDAAPEERERGITISTAHVEYETETRHYAHVDCPGHADYVKNMITGAAQMDGGILVVSAADGPMPQTREHILLSRQVGVPYIVVFLNKCDMVDDEELLELVEMEVRDLLSEYGFPGDDIPVVKGSALKALQGEAEWEEKIIELMAEVDSYIPTPERETDKPFLMPIEDVFSITGRGTVATGRVERGIVKVGDVVEIIGLAEENATTTVTGVEMFRKLLDQAQAGDNIGALLRGVAREDIQRGQVLAKSGSVKAHAKFKAEVFVLSKEEGGRHTPFFANYRPQFYFRTTDVTGIIQLPEGTEMVMPGDNIEMTIELIAPIAIEDGTKFSIREGGRTVGYGVVATIVAE; encoded by the coding sequence ATGGCTAAAGCTAAATTCGAACGTTCTAAACCCCATGTTAACATCGGTACAATCGGCCACGTTGACCATGGTAAAACTACATTAACTGCTGCAATCACTACAGTTCTTGCAAAAGCTGGTGGTGCTGAAGCACGCGGATACGACCAAATCGATGCTGCTCCAGAAGAAAGAGAGCGCGGTATCACAATCTCAACTGCACACGTTGAGTACGAAACTGAAACTCGTCACTATGCACACGTTGACTGCCCAGGACATGCTGACTATGTTAAAAACATGATCACTGGTGCTGCTCAAATGGACGGCGGTATCTTAGTAGTATCTGCTGCTGATGGCCCAATGCCTCAAACACGTGAGCACATCCTTCTTTCTCGTCAAGTAGGTGTTCCTTACATCGTTGTATTCTTAAACAAATGCGACATGGTAGACGACGAAGAATTATTAGAATTAGTAGAAATGGAAGTTCGCGATCTATTATCTGAATATGGCTTCCCAGGCGATGATATCCCTGTAGTTAAAGGTTCTGCTCTTAAAGCTCTTCAAGGAGAAGCTGAGTGGGAAGAAAAAATCATCGAATTAATGGCTGAAGTTGATTCTTATATCCCAACTCCAGAACGTGAAACTGACAAACCATTCTTAATGCCTATCGAGGATGTATTCTCTATCACAGGTCGTGGTACAGTTGCAACTGGTCGTGTAGAGCGTGGAATCGTTAAAGTTGGTGACGTAGTAGAAATCATCGGTCTTGCTGAAGAGAATGCTACTACAACTGTAACTGGTGTAGAAATGTTCCGTAAGCTTCTTGACCAAGCTCAAGCTGGAGACAACATTGGTGCTTTACTTCGTGGGGTTGCTCGTGAAGATATCCAACGTGGACAAGTTCTTGCTAAAAGTGGCTCTGTAAAAGCTCACGCTAAATTCAAAGCTGAAGTTTTCGTTTTATCTAAAGAAGAAGGTGGACGTCACACTCCATTCTTCGCTAACTACCGTCCGCAATTCTACTTCCGTACAACTGACGTAACTGGTATCATCCAATTACCAGAAGGTACTGAAATGGTAATGCCTGGTGACAACATCGAAATGACTATTGAACTTATCGCTCCAATCGCAATTGAAGATGGAACTAAGTTCTCTATCCGTGAAGGTGGACGTACTGTAGGTTACGGCGTAGTTGCTACAATCGTTGCTGAGTAA
- the rpsJ gene encoding 30S ribosomal protein S10 → MAKEKIRIRLKAYDHRILDQSAEKIVETAKRSGATVSGPIPLPTEKTVYTILRAVHKYKDSREQFEMRTHKRLIDIVSPTPQTVDSLMRLDLPSGVDIEIKL, encoded by the coding sequence ATGGCAAAAGAAAAAATTCGTATCCGTTTAAAAGCTTACGATCACCGTATTCTTGATCAGTCAGCTGAGAAAATTGTAGAAACAGCAAAACGTTCTGGGGCAACAGTTTCTGGTCCGATCCCATTACCAACGGAAAAAACTGTTTACACAATTCTTCGTGCTGTTCATAAGTACAAAGATTCTCGTGAGCAATTCGAAATGCGCACGCACAAACGTTTAATCGACATCGTGAGCCCTACTCCACAAACAGTAGACTCATTAATGCGTTTAGACTTACCATCTGGTGTAGATATCGAAATCAAACTATAA
- the rplC gene encoding 50S ribosomal protein L3 translates to MTKGILGRKIGMTQVFAENGELIPVTVIESTPNVVLQKKTAETDGYNAIQLGFDDKREKLANKPEQGHAAKATTAPKRFIREIRDADVDGLEVGQEVKVEVFTAGEIVDVTGISKGKGFQGAIKRHGQSRGPMSHGSRYHRRPGSMGPVAPNRVFKGKKLAGRMGGDQVTVQNLEIVQVDAERNLLLVKGNVPGAKKSLVVVQGAVKASK, encoded by the coding sequence ATGACCAAAGGAATCTTAGGAAGAAAGATCGGTATGACTCAAGTATTTGCTGAAAATGGTGAGCTAATCCCTGTAACAGTAATCGAATCAACTCCAAACGTTGTTCTTCAAAAGAAGACAGCTGAAACTGATGGCTACAATGCAATTCAGTTAGGATTTGACGATAAACGTGAAAAATTAGCTAACAAACCTGAACAAGGCCATGCTGCAAAAGCAACTACTGCTCCTAAGCGCTTCATTCGCGAAATCCGCGATGCAGACGTGGACGGACTTGAGGTTGGTCAAGAGGTAAAAGTTGAAGTTTTCACTGCAGGTGAAATCGTAGACGTAACAGGAATTTCTAAAGGTAAAGGTTTCCAAGGTGCTATTAAACGCCACGGACAATCTCGCGGACCTATGTCTCATGGTTCTCGTTACCACCGTCGTCCTGGTTCAATGGGACCAGTTGCTCCGAACCGCGTGTTCAAAGGCAAAAAGCTTGCTGGACGTATGGGTGGAGACCAAGTTACGGTTCAAAATTTAGAAATCGTTCAAGTTGACGCTGAGCGCAACTTATTGTTAGTAAAAGGTAACGTTCCAGGTGCTAAGAAATCTCTTGTAGTTGTTCAAGGCGCTGTGAAGGCTAGCAAATAA
- the rplD gene encoding 50S ribosomal protein L4, with protein sequence MPKVTVYNQTGSQVGEIELAEAIFGIEPNEAVLFEAVMMQRASLRQGTHKVKTRSEVRGGGRKPWRQKGTGRARQGSIRSPQWRGGGTVFGPTPRSYAYKLPKKVRRLAIKSALATKVVENNIVVLEDLVLNAPKTKDMVAVLKGLTVEKKALIVTADVNEAVELSARNIPGVTVITADGVNVLDVLHHDKLIMTKAAVEKVEEVLA encoded by the coding sequence ATGCCAAAAGTTACTGTATATAACCAAACTGGTTCTCAGGTTGGTGAAATCGAATTAGCTGAAGCTATTTTCGGTATCGAACCAAATGAAGCTGTACTTTTTGAAGCTGTAATGATGCAACGTGCATCTTTACGTCAAGGTACACATAAAGTAAAAACTCGCTCTGAAGTGCGTGGCGGTGGTCGTAAACCATGGCGTCAAAAAGGAACTGGACGTGCTCGTCAAGGTTCTATCCGCTCTCCTCAATGGCGTGGTGGTGGTACGGTATTCGGACCTACACCAAGAAGCTATGCTTACAAACTTCCTAAGAAAGTTCGTCGCTTAGCTATTAAATCTGCATTAGCTACTAAAGTAGTAGAGAATAACATTGTAGTTCTTGAAGACTTAGTGTTAAATGCACCAAAAACAAAAGACATGGTAGCAGTACTTAAAGGATTGACTGTTGAGAAGAAAGCTCTTATCGTAACTGCTGATGTAAACGAAGCTGTTGAGTTATCTGCTCGCAACATTCCGGGAGTAACAGTAATCACTGCTGATGGCGTAAACGTTTTAGACGTGCTTCATCATGATAAGCTAATCATGACAAAAGCGGCAGTGGAAAAAGTAGAGGAGGTGCTTGCATAA
- the rplW gene encoding 50S ribosomal protein L23, producing the protein MRDPRDIIKRPVITERSMEMMAEKKYTFDVDVKSNKTEVKDAVEAIFGVQVDKVNIMNYKPKAKRVGRHAGFTNRRRKAIVKLTADSKEIEIFQGV; encoded by the coding sequence ATGAGAGATCCTCGTGATATCATTAAGCGCCCAGTTATCACTGAACGTTCTATGGAAATGATGGCTGAAAAAAAATACACGTTCGATGTGGACGTTAAATCTAATAAAACAGAAGTTAAAGATGCTGTAGAAGCGATCTTTGGTGTTCAAGTTGATAAAGTAAACATCATGAACTACAAGCCGAAAGCAAAACGCGTTGGTCGTCACGCTGGTTTTACTAACCGTCGTCGTAAAGCAATCGTTAAGCTAACTGCTGATAGCAAAGAAATCGAAATCTTCCAAGGCGTTTAA
- the rplB gene encoding 50S ribosomal protein L2: protein MAIKKYKPTTNGRRNMTTNDFAEITTDRPEKSLLAPLSKQAGRNNQGKITVRHQGGGHKRQYRIIDFKRNKDGIPGRVATIEYDPNRSANIALINYVDGEKRYILAPKSLEVGMEIMSGADADIKIGNALPLINIPVGTVVHNIELKPGRGGQLVRSAGTSAQVLGKEGKYVLVRLTSGEVRLVLSACRATVGQVGNEQHELIKIGKAGRSRWLGKRPTVRGSVMNPVDHPHGGGEGRSPIGRKSPMSPWGKPTLGFKTRKKNKASDKFIVRRRKK, encoded by the coding sequence ATGGCAATTAAAAAGTATAAACCAACCACTAACGGTCGTCGTAATATGACTACTAATGATTTCGCTGAAATCACGACTGATAGACCGGAAAAATCTTTACTTGCACCTTTAAGTAAACAGGCTGGACGTAACAACCAAGGTAAAATCACTGTACGTCATCAAGGTGGCGGACACAAACGACAATACCGTATCATCGACTTTAAACGTAACAAAGATGGAATTCCAGGACGCGTTGCTACGATCGAATACGATCCAAACCGCTCTGCGAATATCGCATTAATTAACTACGTTGACGGTGAAAAACGTTACATCCTTGCTCCTAAAAGCTTAGAAGTAGGTATGGAAATTATGTCTGGCGCTGATGCTGACATTAAAATCGGTAACGCATTACCATTAATCAACATTCCAGTAGGTACTGTTGTTCATAACATCGAGCTTAAACCTGGCCGTGGCGGACAATTAGTTCGTTCTGCAGGTACTTCTGCTCAAGTACTTGGTAAAGAAGGTAAATACGTACTTGTACGTTTAACTTCTGGTGAAGTACGTTTAGTATTATCTGCTTGTCGCGCTACAGTAGGTCAAGTAGGTAACGAACAACACGAACTTATCAAAATCGGTAAAGCAGGTCGCTCTCGCTGGTTAGGTAAGCGCCCAACAGTTCGTGGTTCTGTAATGAACCCGGTTGATCACCCACACGGTGGTGGTGAAGGTCGCTCTCCAATCGGACGTAAGTCTCCAATGTCTCCATGGGGTAAACCAACTCTTGGATTCAAGACTCGTAAGAAAAATAAAGCGTCTGACAAATTCATCGTTCGTCGTCGTAAAAAATAA